In Bubalus kerabau isolate K-KA32 ecotype Philippines breed swamp buffalo chromosome 4, PCC_UOA_SB_1v2, whole genome shotgun sequence, one DNA window encodes the following:
- the LOC129649766 gene encoding phosphatidylcholine transfer protein isoform X3: MDLAYRKQWDQYVKELYEKECNGETVVYWQVKYPFPMSNRDYVYVRQRQELDFEGQKVHVILAQSTSEPQFPEKSGVIRVKQYKQSLAIQSDGKKGSKVFMYYFDNPGGQIPSWVINWAAKNGVPNFLKDMVKACQNYKKT, encoded by the exons ATGGACTTAGCCTATAGGAAACAGTGGGACCAATATGTTAAAG aactctatgaaaaagaatgcaatggagaaacagtggtcTACTGGCAAGTGAAGTACCCCTTTCCCATGTCTAACAGAGAT TATGTTTACGTGCGGCAGCGGCAAGAGCTGGACTTTGAGGGGCAGAAGGTCCACGTGATCCTGGCCCAGAGCACCTCTGAGCCGCAGTTTCCAGAGAAGTCGGGTGTGATCCGGGTGAAGCAGTACAAGCAGAGTCTGGCGATCCAGAGCGATGGCAAGAAGGGGAGCAAAG ttttCATGTATTACTTCGATAATCCAGGTGGCCAGATTCCGTCCTGGGTCATTAACTGGGCTGCTAAG AATGGAGTTCCTAACTTCTTGAAAGACATGGTGAAAGCCTGTCAGAACTACAAGAAAACCTAG
- the LOC129649766 gene encoding phosphatidylcholine transfer protein isoform X1: MDPGAGAFSEEQFREACAELQRPALSGAAWELLVETQGISVYRLLDQQTGLYAYKVFGVLEDCLPDLLADVYMDLAYRKQWDQYVKELYEKECNGETVVYWQVKYPFPMSNRDYVYVRQRQELDFEGQKVHVILAQSTSEPQFPEKSGVIRVKQYKQSLAIQSDGKKGSKVFMYYFDNPGGQIPSWVINWAAKNGVPNFLKDMVKACQNYKKT, encoded by the exons ATGGATCCTGGGGCCGGCGCCTTCTCGGAGGAGCAGTTCCGGGAGGCCTGCGCCGAACTCCAGCGGCCCGCACTCTCCGGGGCCGCCTGGGAGCTGCTGGTGGAGACCCAGGGCATCAGCGTCTATCGGCTGCTGGACCAG CAGACTGGATTGTATGCGTATAAGGTCTTTGGTGTTCTGGAGGACTGCTTACCAGATCTGCTTGCAGATGTCTATATGGACTTAGCCTATAGGAAACAGTGGGACCAATATGTTAAAG aactctatgaaaaagaatgcaatggagaaacagtggtcTACTGGCAAGTGAAGTACCCCTTTCCCATGTCTAACAGAGAT TATGTTTACGTGCGGCAGCGGCAAGAGCTGGACTTTGAGGGGCAGAAGGTCCACGTGATCCTGGCCCAGAGCACCTCTGAGCCGCAGTTTCCAGAGAAGTCGGGTGTGATCCGGGTGAAGCAGTACAAGCAGAGTCTGGCGATCCAGAGCGATGGCAAGAAGGGGAGCAAAG ttttCATGTATTACTTCGATAATCCAGGTGGCCAGATTCCGTCCTGGGTCATTAACTGGGCTGCTAAG AATGGAGTTCCTAACTTCTTGAAAGACATGGTGAAAGCCTGTCAGAACTACAAGAAAACCTAG
- the LOC129649766 gene encoding phosphatidylcholine transfer protein isoform X2, whose product MDPGAGAFSEEQFREACAELQRPALSGAAWELLVETQGISVYRLLDQQTGLYAYKVFGVLEDCLPDLLADVYMDLAYRKQWDQYVKELYEKECNGETVVYWQVKYPFPMSNRDYVYVRQRQELDFEGQKVHVILAQSTSEPQFPEKSGVIRVKQYKQSLAIQSDGKKGSKEWSS is encoded by the exons ATGGATCCTGGGGCCGGCGCCTTCTCGGAGGAGCAGTTCCGGGAGGCCTGCGCCGAACTCCAGCGGCCCGCACTCTCCGGGGCCGCCTGGGAGCTGCTGGTGGAGACCCAGGGCATCAGCGTCTATCGGCTGCTGGACCAG CAGACTGGATTGTATGCGTATAAGGTCTTTGGTGTTCTGGAGGACTGCTTACCAGATCTGCTTGCAGATGTCTATATGGACTTAGCCTATAGGAAACAGTGGGACCAATATGTTAAAG aactctatgaaaaagaatgcaatggagaaacagtggtcTACTGGCAAGTGAAGTACCCCTTTCCCATGTCTAACAGAGAT TATGTTTACGTGCGGCAGCGGCAAGAGCTGGACTTTGAGGGGCAGAAGGTCCACGTGATCCTGGCCCAGAGCACCTCTGAGCCGCAGTTTCCAGAGAAGTCGGGTGTGATCCGGGTGAAGCAGTACAAGCAGAGTCTGGCGATCCAGAGCGATGGCAAGAAGGGGAGCAAAG AATGGAGTTCCTAA